A stretch of Pirellulales bacterium DNA encodes these proteins:
- a CDS encoding nucleotide pyrophosphohydrolase has translation MSSEADISLRELQALIRGMYHDKDVARGVDGTFMWLMEEVGELAAALREGTPEELAAEFADVIAWLTTIANVADVDLAAAVCRKYGGGCPGCGRLACICDDAEKP, from the coding sequence ATGTCGTCCGAAGCTGATATTTCGCTCCGCGAGTTGCAGGCCCTCATCCGGGGCATGTATCACGACAAGGACGTCGCCCGCGGGGTCGACGGCACCTTCATGTGGCTGATGGAGGAAGTCGGCGAACTGGCCGCGGCCCTCCGCGAGGGGACCCCCGAAGAATTGGCCGCCGAGTTCGCCGACGTCATCGCCTGGCTCACCACAATCGCCAACGTAGCCGATGTCGACCTCGCCGCGGCTGTCTGCCGGAAATACGGCGGCGGCTGCCCAGGGTGCGGTCGGCTGGCATGCATCTGCGACGACGCCGAGAAACCGTAA
- the recA gene encoding recombinase RecA codes for MVTSTAAARNGMAKKDKSTGRKGAEGAKGGAGKKAGPATPADRMLEASPELKNTVAAIEKQFGEGSIMPLGADKVRRIEGISTGSLSLDIALGGQGIPKGRIIEIFGPESSGKTTLALHVIAQSQKEGGIAAFIDAEHALDPSWAKKLGVDLETLLVSQPNNGEEAMHITEMLIKSNAVDVIVIDSVAALVPKKELDGEIGDSHVGLQARLMSQSMRKLTGAIAKSKTSVIFINQIREKIGVMFGSPETTPGGRALKFYCSCRIDVRRIGQLKDGEEVVGQRVRTKVVKNKVAPPFRVAEFDMMHTDGISYEGDVLDLGMEKKVVGRTGAWFRYGEMQLGQGKEKARLFLKENPAIAEEIKQKIFESGGLDDLMTVKGPVGGEDGEDDAAEGDDF; via the coding sequence ATGGTTACCTCCACCGCCGCTGCGAGAAACGGGATGGCAAAGAAGGACAAGAGCACGGGCCGCAAGGGGGCCGAGGGCGCCAAGGGGGGGGCCGGGAAAAAGGCCGGCCCCGCCACGCCGGCCGACAGGATGCTCGAAGCGAGCCCCGAACTGAAAAACACCGTCGCGGCGATCGAAAAGCAGTTTGGCGAGGGGTCGATCATGCCCCTTGGCGCCGACAAGGTGCGGCGGATCGAGGGGATTTCCACGGGGAGCCTCTCGCTCGACATCGCCCTGGGGGGGCAAGGGATCCCCAAGGGGCGGATCATCGAGATCTTCGGCCCGGAATCAAGCGGCAAGACGACCCTTGCGCTCCATGTGATCGCCCAATCGCAGAAGGAGGGGGGAATCGCCGCGTTCATCGACGCTGAGCACGCCCTCGATCCCAGTTGGGCCAAGAAGTTGGGGGTCGACTTGGAGACGCTCCTGGTGAGCCAGCCGAACAACGGCGAAGAGGCGATGCACATCACCGAGATGCTCATCAAGTCGAACGCCGTCGACGTGATCGTGATCGACTCGGTCGCCGCCCTGGTTCCTAAGAAGGAACTCGACGGCGAGATCGGCGATTCCCACGTCGGGCTCCAGGCCCGGCTCATGAGCCAGTCGATGCGCAAGCTGACCGGAGCCATCGCCAAGAGCAAGACGAGCGTCATCTTCATCAACCAGATTCGCGAGAAGATCGGCGTGATGTTCGGCAGCCCTGAGACGACCCCCGGGGGCCGAGCGCTGAAGTTCTACTGTTCCTGCCGGATCGACGTCCGCCGGATCGGGCAACTCAAAGACGGCGAGGAAGTCGTCGGCCAACGGGTCCGCACGAAGGTCGTCAAGAACAAGGTCGCTCCCCCCTTCCGCGTCGCCGAGTTCGACATGATGCACACCGACGGCATCAGTTACGAAGGGGACGTCCTGGATCTGGGAATGGAGAAAAAGGTCGTCGGCCGAACCGGCGCGTGGTTCCGCTACGGCGAGATGCAACTGGGGCAAGGCAAGGAGAAGGCCCGGCTGTTCCTCAAGGAGAATCCCGCGATTGCCGAGGAGATCAAGCAAAAGATCTTCGAATCGGGCGGGCTCGACGACTTGATGACCGTCAAAGGCCCCGTCGGAGGGGAAGACGGCGAGGACGATGCTGCCGAAGGGGACGACTTTTAG
- a CDS encoding serine/threonine protein phosphatase, protein MPSPAADSPARTIAVGDVHGCATALAALVEMVHPEPADTLVMLGDTIDRGPDSRGVIEQLLALRKRCRLVCILGNHEQMLLDALEGLMPVQEWLRYGGAETLDSYGKGAGVNAVNDAHVAFIRTWRDVHETEDEFYCHGNYVERMPLNSQYWPDLRWQSLKWHTPGRHRSGKMAVVGHTANKQGRILNLGHLVCIDTYCHGGGWLTAFEPQTGRVWQTSEEGERRESMLPDPSRA, encoded by the coding sequence GTGCCTTCCCCCGCTGCCGACTCCCCCGCACGTACGATCGCCGTCGGCGACGTTCATGGCTGCGCGACGGCGTTGGCCGCCTTGGTGGAAATGGTTCACCCCGAACCGGCCGACACGCTTGTCATGCTAGGCGACACGATCGATCGCGGCCCCGACAGCCGCGGCGTGATCGAGCAACTGCTCGCCTTGCGCAAGCGATGCCGGCTCGTGTGCATTTTGGGAAACCACGAGCAGATGTTGCTCGACGCGCTCGAAGGGCTGATGCCGGTTCAAGAATGGTTGCGATACGGCGGGGCCGAGACGCTCGACTCCTACGGCAAGGGGGCCGGCGTCAACGCCGTCAACGACGCTCACGTCGCTTTCATCCGCACCTGGAGAGACGTGCACGAAACGGAGGACGAGTTCTACTGCCACGGCAATTACGTCGAACGCATGCCGCTGAACAGTCAGTATTGGCCCGATCTGCGGTGGCAATCGCTGAAGTGGCACACGCCCGGTCGGCACCGCTCGGGCAAGATGGCCGTCGTCGGCCACACGGCCAACAAACAGGGCCGTATTCTGAACCTCGGCCATCTGGTGTGCATCGACACCTACTGCCACGGCGGAGGCTGGCTGACTGCGTTCGAGCCCCAGACAGGCCGCGTGTGGCAAACCAGCGAGGAAGGAGAACGTCGCGAGTCGATGCTTCCGGATCCCAGCCGAGCGTAG
- a CDS encoding alpha/beta fold hydrolase, translating to MLIALACVLPSAAVADEADEPAHVGLGESLVREAAEYGWRNWVRQRVLRPADDERFGLTLDEGWQKRDSALPIVVLVHGFNSTPQRNDAVLEPIREAGFPCAGFSYPNDHSLGESAARLSRALKDLAAMNAERRVVLVTHSMGGLVARACVEDPALDPGNVSRLIQIAPPTHGTLLAHAAVATDVWEHWLGRNAGGAWTRWRDSVVDGLGEAADDLVPGSQFLTALNARPRNPQVSYSILLGTAATVSEGEMDWLRTAVSKTGGRMPGLRTATGKLEQLLADMDELVEGKGDGVVAVKRGRLEGVDDVTVLVFGHLTCTGGECEDGDCVRREVLARVQ from the coding sequence ATGTTGATCGCACTTGCTTGCGTCCTGCCGTCGGCAGCGGTTGCCGACGAGGCGGACGAGCCCGCCCACGTCGGGCTGGGCGAGTCCTTGGTTCGCGAAGCGGCCGAGTACGGCTGGCGAAATTGGGTGCGTCAGCGGGTCTTACGACCGGCTGACGACGAGCGGTTCGGCCTGACCTTGGACGAGGGTTGGCAGAAGCGCGACTCGGCGTTGCCGATCGTCGTGCTCGTCCATGGGTTCAACTCGACCCCGCAGCGCAACGACGCCGTTCTTGAGCCGATCCGGGAGGCCGGTTTCCCTTGCGCGGGATTTTCCTATCCGAACGACCACTCGCTGGGCGAGTCGGCCGCGCGGCTTTCCCGGGCGCTCAAAGACCTCGCCGCGATGAACGCCGAACGGCGGGTTGTCCTGGTGACGCACTCGATGGGGGGACTTGTCGCCCGGGCTTGCGTCGAGGACCCTGCGCTCGACCCCGGCAACGTCTCGCGGCTGATTCAGATTGCTCCGCCCACGCACGGCACGCTGCTGGCTCACGCGGCCGTGGCGACCGACGTGTGGGAGCACTGGTTGGGGCGCAATGCGGGCGGGGCCTGGACACGGTGGCGCGACTCGGTCGTCGACGGCCTGGGCGAGGCGGCGGACGATCTCGTGCCCGGTTCGCAGTTCTTGACCGCTCTCAACGCCCGACCGCGGAACCCGCAAGTGAGCTATTCGATTCTCCTGGGAACGGCCGCCACAGTGAGCGAGGGAGAAATGGACTGGCTCAGAACGGCGGTTTCCAAAACCGGCGGACGGATGCCCGGACTGCGAACCGCCACGGGAAAGCTGGAACAATTGCTTGCCGATATGGACGAACTGGTTGAGGGCAAGGGAGACGGCGTCGTGGCCGTCAAACGGGGGCGACTGGAAGGGGTCGACGACGTCACGGTGCTCGTCTTCGGCCACCTGACCTGCACAGGGGGCGAGTGCGAAGACGGCGACTGCGTCCGCCGCGAGGTGCTGGCGCGCGTGCAGTAG
- a CDS encoding metal-dependent hydrolase codes for MKLTWYGHSCFSLETGEHVLLVDPFLDDNPAAPVKAADVAADFILLTHAHFDHVADAAAIARRTGATTLANFEIGQWLVKQGVSDAKVVGMNIGGGVDLPFGRAKMTIAHHSSSLPDGSYGGSAGGYVLETGDKRLYFAGDTAPFLEMKLIGMGGLDLAVLPIGDLFTMGPGDSLEAIKLLGAKRVVPCHYDTWPPIAQDGAKWAERVRQQTAADPVVLAPGESVAI; via the coding sequence ATGAAACTCACCTGGTACGGCCATTCTTGCTTCTCGTTGGAGACCGGCGAGCATGTCCTGTTGGTCGACCCGTTTCTCGACGACAACCCCGCGGCGCCGGTGAAGGCGGCGGACGTCGCGGCCGATTTCATCCTGCTCACGCACGCCCACTTCGACCACGTCGCCGACGCGGCGGCGATCGCCCGCCGGACCGGGGCGACGACGCTCGCCAACTTTGAAATCGGGCAGTGGCTCGTCAAGCAGGGGGTCTCCGACGCCAAGGTCGTCGGCATGAACATCGGCGGAGGAGTCGATCTGCCGTTCGGCCGGGCCAAAATGACGATCGCCCACCACAGCTCGAGCCTCCCCGACGGCAGTTACGGCGGCTCGGCCGGGGGCTATGTGCTGGAGACCGGCGACAAGCGGCTCTACTTCGCCGGCGATACGGCGCCGTTTCTCGAGATGAAGCTGATCGGCATGGGGGGGCTCGACCTCGCCGTGCTGCCGATCGGCGACTTGTTCACGATGGGCCCCGGCGATTCGCTCGAAGCGATCAAACTTCTGGGGGCCAAGCGCGTCGTCCCTTGCCACTACGACACCTGGCCCCCTATCGCCCAGGACGGGGCCAAATGGGCCGAGCGGGTGCGGCAGCAGACCGCCGCCGATCCGGTCGTGCTCGCCCCCGGCGAGAGCGTCGCGATCTGA
- a CDS encoding glucose-6-phosphate isomerase — protein MGSLPTHREHGKNTSHTRLRTATVTHELISYDPAGVFLPEHGITPADIGRIAARLDEARDEVLADAQIWADGVEPPPAKQPLDAGFHELPERLLNDYRTNGAASEVGRIKATADRLAATVDRAIVLGIGGSYMGARALLEACCHPYYNELPRAARGGRPRISFEGNNVDNDALQGLLDLVGRGAQATGVDDRWGIVVISKSGGTLETAAAFRVLVRTLRDSCGGDGKKLAELVVPVTGTSGKLFDLAQALGCPGDEIYEVPDGVGGRFSVLSAVGLLPAAVMGLDVVKLLEGAVAMNEHFRNCGPESNVVLQYVGVCHLMETMRGCDVRLLSTWGKRLEAVGLWYDQLLSESLGKQEQGAMPLTVVNTRDLHSRGQQHQEGKRDKLITNVIVKRGTREPLAIGASDLDQDKLNQLAGKTIPDVLDAATKGTNQAYRDDNRPTADLHLPRLDEHALGQLFQMLMLATVVEGRLIGVNPYGQPGVEAYKNNMNAILRA, from the coding sequence ATGGGCTCGCTCCCGACGCATCGGGAGCATGGCAAGAACACTTCGCACACACGACTGAGGACCGCGACCGTGACTCACGAGCTCATTTCCTACGACCCCGCCGGGGTGTTTCTGCCTGAACACGGAATCACGCCGGCCGACATCGGCCGGATCGCCGCCCGGCTGGACGAGGCCCGCGACGAGGTCCTCGCCGACGCCCAGATCTGGGCCGACGGCGTCGAACCTCCCCCGGCCAAGCAGCCGCTCGACGCGGGGTTCCACGAACTCCCCGAACGGCTGCTGAACGACTATCGCACCAACGGCGCCGCGAGCGAGGTCGGCCGGATCAAGGCGACGGCCGATCGGCTGGCCGCGACGGTCGACCGCGCGATCGTTTTGGGGATTGGCGGCAGCTACATGGGCGCGCGGGCGCTGTTGGAAGCATGCTGCCACCCGTACTACAACGAGCTGCCGCGGGCGGCACGGGGCGGCAGACCGCGGATTTCGTTCGAGGGAAACAACGTCGACAACGACGCCCTGCAAGGGCTGCTCGACCTCGTGGGCCGCGGCGCTCAGGCGACCGGCGTCGACGACCGCTGGGGAATCGTCGTCATCAGCAAGAGCGGCGGCACGCTGGAAACGGCCGCCGCGTTTCGCGTGCTCGTGCGAACTTTGCGCGACTCGTGCGGCGGCGACGGCAAGAAGCTCGCCGAGTTGGTCGTCCCTGTGACCGGCACGAGCGGCAAGCTGTTCGATCTGGCCCAGGCGCTCGGCTGCCCGGGCGACGAGATCTACGAAGTTCCCGACGGGGTGGGGGGGCGGTTCTCCGTCCTCAGCGCGGTGGGGCTGTTGCCCGCGGCGGTCATGGGGCTCGACGTGGTGAAACTCCTCGAAGGCGCCGTGGCGATGAACGAACACTTCCGCAATTGCGGCCCCGAGTCGAACGTCGTGCTGCAGTACGTCGGGGTGTGCCATCTCATGGAGACCATGCGCGGCTGCGACGTCCGTCTGTTGTCGACCTGGGGCAAGCGGCTCGAAGCGGTCGGGCTCTGGTACGACCAACTCCTGTCCGAAAGCCTCGGCAAGCAGGAGCAAGGGGCGATGCCGCTGACCGTGGTCAACACCCGCGATCTCCACAGCCGAGGCCAGCAACACCAAGAGGGCAAACGCGACAAACTGATCACCAACGTCATCGTCAAGCGGGGAACGCGCGAGCCGTTGGCGATCGGCGCCAGCGACCTTGACCAGGACAAGCTCAACCAACTGGCCGGCAAGACGATCCCCGACGTGCTCGACGCGGCCACGAAGGGGACGAATCAGGCCTACCGCGACGACAATCGCCCGACCGCCGACCTGCACCTGCCGCGGCTTGATGAACACGCCCTCGGGCAATTGTTCCAGATGCTCATGCTCGCCACGGTGGTCGAAGGCCGCCTGATCGGCGTCAACCCCTACGGTCAACCCGGGGTCGAGGCCTACAAGAACAACATGAATGCAATCCTCCGAGCGTAG
- the thiC gene encoding phosphomethylpyrimidine synthase ThiC encodes MASSAPQPITQLEHARAGHVTPEMEYVSKREDLPVDTVREEVAAGRMVIPANTVHAAGRLEPMAIGIAARCKVNANIGNSAVTSDIGGELEKLHTAVHFGADTVMDLSTGKNIDAIRKAIIEASPVPIGTVPIYQMLEELGGEIEEMQPQHFLDMVEHQAKQGVDYMTIHCGVKYEHLHLTTNRVTGIVSRGGSLIAKWMMAHRKQNPLYDHFDDLCDIMRQYDVTWSLGDGLRPGSLADASDEAQFAELDVLGELTRRGWARGTQVMVEGPGHIPMNEVAMNVERQIEVCDGAPFYVLGPLVTDFAPGYDHITSCIGAALAGWAGAAMLCYVTPKEHLGLPEREDVKQGMIAYKIAAHAADIARKRKGARDRDDALSKARFEFDWNEQFRLALDPETARRYHDETLPQDTFKSAHFCSMCGPKYCSMKITQDIREMAASGELVRLDGAGAK; translated from the coding sequence ATGGCCAGTTCCGCCCCCCAGCCGATCACGCAGCTTGAGCACGCCCGCGCCGGTCACGTCACCCCCGAGATGGAGTACGTGTCAAAACGCGAGGACCTGCCGGTCGACACGGTGCGCGAAGAGGTGGCCGCCGGGCGGATGGTCATCCCGGCCAACACGGTGCACGCGGCCGGGCGGCTCGAGCCGATGGCAATCGGCATCGCGGCTCGCTGCAAAGTGAACGCCAACATCGGCAACTCGGCCGTCACCAGCGACATCGGCGGCGAACTGGAGAAGCTCCACACGGCTGTCCACTTTGGCGCCGACACCGTGATGGACCTGTCGACCGGAAAGAACATTGACGCGATTCGCAAGGCGATCATCGAGGCCTCGCCGGTGCCGATCGGCACCGTGCCGATCTACCAGATGCTCGAGGAGCTGGGCGGCGAGATCGAGGAGATGCAGCCGCAGCACTTCCTGGACATGGTCGAGCATCAGGCCAAGCAGGGGGTCGACTACATGACGATCCACTGCGGGGTCAAGTACGAGCACTTGCACCTGACGACCAATCGCGTCACGGGGATCGTCAGCCGCGGCGGCTCGTTGATCGCCAAATGGATGATGGCTCACCGCAAGCAGAATCCGCTCTACGACCACTTCGACGATCTGTGCGACATCATGCGGCAGTACGACGTCACGTGGTCGCTAGGGGACGGACTGCGGCCGGGCTCGTTGGCTGACGCGAGCGACGAGGCCCAGTTTGCCGAACTCGACGTGCTGGGCGAACTGACTCGGCGCGGCTGGGCTCGCGGCACGCAGGTCATGGTCGAGGGACCGGGCCACATCCCGATGAACGAAGTGGCGATGAACGTCGAGCGGCAGATCGAGGTTTGCGACGGGGCCCCGTTTTACGTCTTGGGGCCGCTGGTGACCGACTTCGCTCCGGGGTACGACCATATCACCAGTTGCATCGGGGCGGCGCTGGCCGGCTGGGCCGGGGCGGCCATGCTGTGCTACGTGACTCCCAAGGAGCATCTTGGGCTCCCTGAGCGAGAGGACGTGAAGCAGGGGATGATCGCCTACAAGATCGCCGCGCACGCGGCCGACATCGCCCGCAAGCGCAAAGGCGCCCGCGATCGGGACGACGCCCTGTCCAAGGCGCGGTTCGAGTTCGACTGGAACGAGCAGTTCCGGCTGGCGCTCGACCCGGAGACGGCGCGCCGGTATCACGACGAAACGCTGCCTCAGGATACGTTCAAGAGCGCCCACTTTTGCAGCATGTGCGGTCCGAAGTACTGCTCGATGAAGATCACCCAGGACATCCGAGAGATGGCGGCCAGCGGCGAGTTGGTGCGACTCGACGGGGCCGGCGCCAAGTAA
- a CDS encoding 2,3-bisphosphoglycerate-independent phosphoglycerate mutase has product MDIHSLTRQLFTKNDSKIVMYVGDGLGGLPQQPGGLTELETAQTPNLDALAREGVCGSSIPVAPGIAPGSGPGHLGLFGYDPVTYLIGRGALEATGIGFKLEPGDVAIRANFCTIDAAGNITDRRAGRIPSEESAPLAIRLREVKIPGYEVFVEPVKEHRFVIVLRGPGLQGNVHDTDPQATGVPPLDPVAADAGSQKTADVLKEFMNQARKLLAGETKANCCTLRGVAGKPDLPSYEEVYGLRAAAIAVYPMYKGLAQLVGMDVVGDAHTLDEQMDVLEANWAKYDFFFIHFKYTDSSGEDGNFDLKVRRTEEYDAAVPRIMALKPDVFIATGDHSTPSMLASHSWHPVPTLLWAKHCRTDRCESFGEAECLRGGLGQFEAKHLMTLALANAGRLGKYGA; this is encoded by the coding sequence ATGGACATTCACTCCCTCACTCGCCAACTGTTCACCAAGAACGATTCGAAGATCGTCATGTACGTCGGCGACGGGCTGGGGGGGCTGCCGCAGCAGCCGGGGGGGCTCACCGAACTGGAGACGGCCCAGACGCCGAACCTCGACGCGTTGGCCCGCGAGGGGGTCTGCGGCAGCAGCATCCCCGTGGCTCCGGGGATTGCCCCGGGGAGCGGGCCCGGGCACTTGGGGCTGTTTGGCTACGATCCGGTGACGTACCTCATCGGTCGTGGCGCCCTCGAAGCGACCGGCATCGGGTTCAAGCTGGAGCCGGGGGACGTGGCCATCCGGGCCAATTTCTGCACGATCGACGCTGCGGGAAACATCACGGACCGCCGCGCGGGGCGAATCCCCAGCGAAGAGAGCGCCCCGCTGGCCATCCGGTTGCGCGAGGTCAAGATCCCCGGCTACGAGGTCTTCGTCGAGCCGGTCAAGGAGCACCGCTTTGTGATCGTGCTTCGAGGGCCGGGGCTGCAAGGGAACGTTCACGACACCGACCCGCAAGCGACCGGCGTCCCGCCGCTCGACCCCGTGGCCGCCGACGCCGGCAGCCAAAAGACCGCCGACGTACTCAAGGAGTTCATGAATCAGGCTCGCAAGCTGTTGGCCGGCGAGACCAAGGCGAACTGCTGCACGCTGCGGGGCGTCGCCGGCAAGCCCGACCTGCCGAGCTACGAAGAGGTCTACGGCCTAAGAGCGGCCGCGATCGCCGTGTACCCGATGTACAAGGGGCTCGCGCAGCTTGTGGGAATGGACGTCGTCGGCGACGCGCACACGCTCGACGAGCAGATGGACGTACTCGAAGCGAACTGGGCGAAGTACGACTTCTTCTTCATCCACTTCAAGTACACCGACTCCAGCGGCGAGGACGGCAACTTTGATCTCAAGGTCCGGCGGACCGAGGAGTACGACGCCGCCGTGCCGCGGATCATGGCGCTGAAGCCCGACGTGTTCATCGCCACCGGCGACCACAGCACCCCCAGCATGCTGGCGAGCCACAGCTGGCACCCGGTGCCGACCTTGCTGTGGGCGAAGCACTGTCGCACCGACCGCTGCGAGAGCTTCGGCGAGGCGGAATGCCTGCGCGGCGGCTTGGGGCAGTTCGAGGCGAAGCACCTGATGACGCTCGCCCTGGCCAATGCCGGACGACTGGGGAAGTACGGAGCGTAA
- a CDS encoding alpha-L-fucosidase, whose product MTIHSLQRQALVVISAFSVTGLAAWQPSRAEQADVEPPHRVSTESEPMASGPFSPSWSSLAAYEAPDWFRDAKFGIWAHWGPQCAPEAGDWYARHMYSQGHWQYESHLKNYGHPSEFGFKDVIRSWKAERWNPEELVALYKRAGAMYFVAMANHHDNFDLWDSKHQPWNSVALGPKQDLVGRWARAARDQGLRFGVTVHAAHAWLWYETAQGADATGSKAGVPYDGRLRKSDGQGTWWDGLDPQDLYEQAHEPSRDFADLNKIHGRWNWTGDGSVPDAAYCQRFYNRTVDLINQHDPDLLYFDDTALPLWPASDAGLTIAAHFYNRNMARREGRLQAVLCGKILDQQQRQCMIWDIERGHSNRIEPFPWQTDTCIGDWHYNRDVYNRRRYKSAHSVVHMLIDIVSKNGNLLLNVPVRSDGTIDDQERAIVEEIAEWTAVNGKAIYGTRPWIVFGEGPAMDETAELSAQGFNEGKGKPLTAADYRFVARGDSVFAFAMGRPGETATIASLGNKAGLLQRKIVKVRLAGGDEPLDWSQENDALVIKVPTASLPARSEFATCFEIILTAATDP is encoded by the coding sequence GTGACCATTCACTCCCTGCAACGGCAAGCCCTCGTCGTCATCTCAGCTTTTTCAGTCACTGGCCTGGCCGCATGGCAGCCGTCGCGGGCGGAGCAAGCCGACGTCGAACCGCCGCATCGCGTCTCGACGGAATCGGAACCGATGGCGTCCGGTCCGTTCAGCCCGTCCTGGTCGTCGCTGGCCGCATACGAAGCTCCCGATTGGTTTCGCGACGCCAAGTTCGGCATCTGGGCCCATTGGGGGCCGCAGTGCGCGCCCGAGGCGGGAGACTGGTACGCCCGGCACATGTATTCGCAGGGACACTGGCAGTATGAGTCGCACCTCAAGAACTACGGTCATCCCAGCGAATTCGGATTCAAGGACGTCATCCGCTCGTGGAAGGCCGAACGCTGGAACCCCGAGGAATTGGTCGCGCTCTACAAGCGGGCCGGCGCCATGTATTTCGTCGCAATGGCGAACCACCATGACAACTTCGATCTGTGGGACAGCAAGCACCAGCCGTGGAACTCGGTCGCGTTGGGGCCGAAGCAGGACCTCGTCGGCCGCTGGGCCCGGGCGGCGCGGGATCAGGGCTTGCGATTCGGGGTCACGGTCCACGCGGCCCACGCTTGGTTGTGGTACGAGACGGCGCAAGGCGCCGATGCAACCGGCTCCAAGGCGGGCGTCCCGTACGACGGCCGATTGCGCAAGTCCGACGGCCAGGGAACGTGGTGGGACGGACTCGATCCGCAAGACCTGTACGAACAAGCTCACGAACCGAGCCGCGACTTCGCCGATCTCAACAAGATTCACGGTCGCTGGAATTGGACCGGCGACGGCAGCGTCCCTGACGCCGCGTACTGCCAGCGTTTCTACAATCGCACGGTCGATCTGATCAATCAGCACGATCCCGACCTGCTGTACTTCGACGATACGGCGCTCCCCCTCTGGCCGGCGAGCGACGCGGGACTGACGATCGCCGCGCATTTCTACAATCGCAACATGGCCCGCCGCGAAGGCCGCTTGCAAGCGGTCCTGTGCGGCAAGATCCTCGATCAGCAGCAGCGGCAATGCATGATTTGGGACATCGAACGGGGCCACAGCAACCGCATCGAGCCGTTCCCGTGGCAGACTGACACCTGCATCGGCGACTGGCACTACAATCGCGACGTTTACAATCGCCGCCGCTACAAATCGGCGCATTCAGTCGTGCACATGCTGATCGACATCGTCAGCAAGAACGGCAATCTGCTGCTGAACGTCCCCGTGCGTTCCGACGGAACGATCGACGACCAGGAGCGGGCGATCGTCGAAGAAATCGCCGAGTGGACGGCCGTCAACGGCAAAGCGATTTACGGCACCCGGCCGTGGATCGTGTTCGGCGAGGGTCCCGCGATGGACGAGACCGCCGAGTTGAGCGCCCAAGGATTCAACGAAGGGAAGGGGAAGCCGCTCACGGCGGCCGATTATCGGTTCGTCGCCCGCGGCGATTCGGTCTTCGCGTTCGCGATGGGTCGTCCCGGCGAGACGGCGACGATCGCCTCGCTGGGTAACAAAGCGGGGCTCTTGCAGCGCAAAATCGTCAAGGTCCGTCTGGCGGGCGGCGACGAACCGCTCGACTGGTCGCAGGAGAACGACGCGCTCGTAATCAAGGTCCCGACCGCGTCGCTGCCTGCACGCAGCGAGTTTGCGACGTGCTTCGAGATCATCCTGACCGCCGCGACGGATCCTTGA
- a CDS encoding Rieske (2Fe-2S) protein, with translation MSEFVTVAKVGSIPENTGGTFKVGNRLVAVFLWNGEYHAIDDLCPHMGASLGAGCVDEHGAVVCPWHAWRFAVTDGTWCDNPRIKIDAFEVRVVDDQIQVGPKQARSES, from the coding sequence ATGTCCGAGTTCGTCACAGTGGCCAAGGTCGGGTCGATCCCGGAGAACACGGGGGGGACGTTCAAAGTGGGGAATCGCCTCGTGGCCGTCTTCCTGTGGAACGGAGAATATCACGCGATCGACGATCTGTGTCCCCACATGGGGGCGTCGTTGGGGGCGGGATGCGTCGACGAGCACGGCGCGGTGGTTTGTCCCTGGCATGCGTGGCGGTTTGCGGTGACCGACGGCACGTGGTGCGACAACCCGCGGATCAAGATCGACGCCTTCGAGGTCCGGGTCGTGGACGACCAGATCCAGGTCGGCCCAAAGCAAGCGCGATCGGAGAGCTAG
- a CDS encoding heavy-metal-associated domain-containing protein, with product MKLKKLRTVVGIVVVAATVGCAEESTPEFNAAGLPTVEISVPGMMCEKSCVPTVRESLAGRPGVKEVRVDLATKTATVAIEAGQFDADAAVADLLDQGFEETKVADSAPKLAPPTN from the coding sequence ATGAAGTTGAAGAAGTTGCGGACTGTTGTCGGCATCGTCGTCGTTGCGGCGACGGTCGGGTGCGCCGAGGAGTCGACGCCCGAGTTCAACGCGGCGGGGCTGCCGACGGTCGAGATCAGCGTCCCGGGGATGATGTGCGAGAAGTCATGCGTGCCGACGGTGCGCGAGTCGCTCGCCGGCCGCCCGGGCGTGAAAGAGGTCCGCGTCGACCTCGCAACGAAGACCGCGACCGTGGCGATCGAGGCGGGGCAATTTGACGCCGACGCCGCGGTGGCGGATCTGCTTGATCAGGGGTTCGAGGAGACGAAGGTCGCCGACTCGGCGCCGAAGCTGGCGCCTCCGACCAACTGA